One window of Streptomyces sp. NBC_00273 genomic DNA carries:
- a CDS encoding DUF3320 domain-containing protein, producing the protein MHGRTAHAEPFDAGADPGSEPLRAVLGGWRESLIDLGGRNRLLNFRHTRSSTLDIASPGAGPLLEQLHRGWDFAPVDEAEEEPSGVTLDKGPRGAARSRSANGILTQKQTQQALDSALRQLRQKSNQTFNDFGLWVLWVGVGMLDWCEEGAHESSSAPLVLVPVQLVRDRTGRIRLHEAEEQDAVHNPALAVKLAQLGVDWTPVADTDCLDAAAVLAGARAAVAGQTGWVVRDSVVLAMFAAHKEAMYQDLKENEAAILASPLIRAIGLGPDSGLPDDVIGFDPPAIERIDEVQLPERTPLVLDADASQRQCIAAAMANRSFVMSGPPGTGKSQTITNMIAALMHSGRSVLFVSEKAAALDVVRNRLTDVGLGDFVLALHSSDTSKKAVAQELDRALTTEVRASGAAEHELDEARRLREELSAYAAAMNEERQPLGRTLHDVLGRLALLGRQEVPQLTLTSGAAAVTDTLSAAALHEVLTAARSVARSWRPVAEGDSFAWWGLRDPEATGGGSATTALADAADALQSLRAAAERRPLAADTPLPKTVRDVRRIADDLRAGLPVRTSGSTNAPFEDHSPVIAQLAEGFGLGKPRDIGSVLALFELVDLEAAEHRPPLHWFDVANLRRAQAAAEQLKEAVGEEDAARGAAQDVFGPQVLTYGALADLVRRFAEDHHGLTARFKGQYRADREAASALTVTGAWDKHLPGRLAQALAWQQARARVLGLTEEHRALLGPYLPGGADGFAALDKALANAARIAELTAESNERRAVSDRLAHGADTDHGYAGLQVQAVRGSLADWCDAVDLRAARWTETSARLAAMFEDGRRLKLLPALGGTLEEAARALDVLAADPSGPGEWQTYRSALSVLRGRGLDDLVSRAAERGIDAEVFPEVVERALLQLWADTLLAADGRLRTARAAELDARVRSFREADRMLVAAASGAVIESCNSRKPKAFGAGGASLIRREAEKKTRHMAVRELLGKAREVVQAVKPCFMMNPLSVSQYLPADYRFDVVIFDEASQVRPGDAVNCVYRGRSLVVAGDEKQLPPTSFFDSAVGDEGDEYDEELPDAFESLLHACKAGAMRELPLRWHYRSRHEDLITFSNRSFYGNAMVTFPGALERGPDIGVEFFKVDGCYDRGGRRDNRREAEAVAQRVLHHFDTRPGRSLGVVALSQAQATAIDECVQQARLARPDLDHCFTEDRLDGFFVKNLESVQGDERDIMIMSLGYGPDERGVLGLNFGPINREGGWRRLNVAVTRARFRVEVVASFHGSQLKDGPNESVQHLKRYLEYAENGPAVLARDTVLADAEPDSPFEESVLAVLRDWGYEVQPQVGVAGYRVDLGLRHPAAQGSFALGIECDGAMYHSSRAARDRDRLRQQVLEGLGWTLHRIWGTDWYRNRPEAERRLKEAVEAAVATDPFARPETVRPPDRSALGAQTETAETRIPTPRPEPERVFLVDRAPVRDWSTRYVLAEIRVDAWAVPEFHTPEARPVLRKVLARIIEVEGPIHQDLLVQRAREAWGLGKSGRRMVENAQQVLHALARAGIAQYESGFADVAGRPLRGARTPLEDQPRKIAHVSPAERRLAMRELALECPGMTTEELLQQTRELFGWKRMGSDIRSALEADVKDLLTRGALTGTPERLVATR; encoded by the coding sequence ATGCACGGCCGGACGGCGCACGCCGAGCCTTTCGACGCAGGTGCCGACCCGGGGTCGGAGCCGTTGAGGGCCGTACTGGGCGGCTGGCGCGAGTCGCTCATCGACCTGGGCGGCCGCAACCGGCTGCTGAACTTCCGCCACACCAGGTCCTCCACGTTGGACATCGCCTCGCCCGGCGCCGGCCCCCTGCTGGAACAGCTGCACCGCGGGTGGGACTTCGCTCCCGTGGACGAGGCCGAGGAGGAGCCGTCCGGCGTCACCCTGGACAAGGGGCCGCGGGGGGCGGCCCGATCCCGGTCGGCCAACGGGATCCTCACGCAGAAACAGACCCAGCAGGCCCTCGACAGTGCCCTGCGGCAGCTGCGCCAGAAGTCGAACCAGACCTTCAACGACTTCGGGTTGTGGGTGCTCTGGGTCGGCGTAGGAATGCTCGACTGGTGTGAAGAGGGAGCCCACGAGAGCAGTTCGGCGCCCCTCGTGCTGGTTCCGGTACAGCTCGTGCGGGACCGGACGGGAAGGATCCGGCTGCACGAGGCCGAGGAGCAGGACGCGGTGCACAATCCGGCGCTCGCCGTGAAGCTCGCCCAGCTCGGCGTCGACTGGACGCCCGTGGCGGACACCGACTGCCTCGACGCGGCGGCCGTGCTGGCCGGGGCCCGGGCGGCCGTCGCGGGCCAGACCGGCTGGGTGGTCCGTGACAGCGTGGTCCTGGCCATGTTCGCCGCCCACAAGGAGGCCATGTACCAGGACCTCAAGGAGAACGAGGCGGCGATCCTCGCCAGCCCGCTCATCCGGGCGATCGGGCTGGGACCGGACTCGGGCCTCCCGGACGACGTCATCGGTTTCGATCCGCCCGCGATCGAGCGGATCGACGAGGTCCAACTGCCCGAGCGGACCCCGCTGGTCCTGGACGCCGACGCCTCGCAGCGCCAGTGCATCGCGGCTGCCATGGCGAACCGGTCGTTCGTGATGAGCGGCCCGCCCGGCACCGGCAAGAGCCAGACGATCACCAACATGATCGCGGCCCTGATGCACTCCGGCCGCTCCGTCCTGTTCGTCAGTGAGAAGGCCGCGGCGCTGGACGTCGTGCGCAATCGACTGACCGACGTCGGCCTCGGGGACTTCGTCCTGGCCCTGCACAGCAGCGACACCAGCAAGAAGGCCGTGGCCCAGGAACTGGACCGGGCGCTGACGACCGAAGTGCGGGCCTCCGGGGCCGCCGAGCACGAGCTCGACGAGGCCAGGCGGCTGCGCGAGGAACTGTCCGCCTACGCCGCCGCGATGAACGAGGAGCGGCAGCCGCTCGGCCGCACGCTGCACGACGTGTTGGGCCGGCTCGCACTGCTCGGTCGGCAGGAGGTTCCACAGCTGACGCTCACCTCCGGGGCCGCCGCCGTCACCGACACGCTCAGCGCCGCCGCACTGCACGAGGTGCTCACGGCCGCCCGCTCGGTCGCCCGGTCCTGGCGGCCCGTCGCGGAAGGCGACTCCTTCGCCTGGTGGGGGCTGCGTGACCCCGAGGCGACGGGAGGAGGCTCGGCGACCACGGCGCTCGCCGATGCCGCCGATGCCCTCCAGTCGCTCCGGGCGGCTGCGGAACGTAGGCCCCTGGCGGCCGACACACCCCTTCCGAAGACGGTCCGTGACGTCCGGCGGATCGCGGACGACCTCCGCGCGGGGCTGCCCGTACGCACCTCGGGTTCGACGAACGCGCCGTTCGAGGACCACTCGCCCGTCATCGCACAGCTCGCCGAGGGCTTCGGCCTGGGCAAACCGCGGGACATCGGGTCCGTACTCGCGCTGTTCGAGCTCGTCGACCTGGAAGCTGCCGAGCACCGGCCCCCGCTGCACTGGTTCGACGTGGCGAACCTGCGCCGGGCGCAGGCCGCGGCGGAGCAGCTCAAGGAGGCCGTCGGCGAGGAGGACGCGGCGCGCGGCGCGGCGCAGGACGTGTTCGGACCGCAGGTCCTGACCTACGGGGCCCTCGCCGATCTGGTGCGTCGGTTCGCCGAGGACCACCACGGGCTCACCGCCCGCTTCAAGGGTCAGTACCGCGCCGACCGGGAGGCGGCGAGCGCCCTCACGGTGACCGGGGCCTGGGACAAGCACCTGCCCGGCAGACTGGCGCAGGCGCTCGCCTGGCAGCAGGCCCGCGCCCGGGTGCTGGGGCTGACCGAGGAGCACCGGGCGCTGCTGGGCCCCTACCTGCCCGGCGGCGCCGACGGATTCGCGGCGCTCGACAAGGCTCTGGCCAACGCAGCCCGGATCGCGGAGCTCACCGCGGAGAGCAACGAGCGGCGCGCCGTGTCCGACCGCCTCGCGCACGGAGCGGACACGGACCACGGATACGCCGGGCTGCAGGTCCAGGCCGTCCGCGGTTCCCTCGCCGACTGGTGCGATGCCGTGGACCTGCGCGCAGCACGGTGGACCGAGACCTCGGCGCGGCTCGCGGCGATGTTCGAGGACGGGCGCCGGCTGAAGCTGTTGCCGGCCCTGGGCGGCACGCTGGAGGAGGCCGCCCGCGCCCTCGACGTCCTGGCGGCGGATCCGTCGGGCCCGGGGGAGTGGCAGACCTACCGCAGCGCACTCTCGGTGCTGAGGGGCCGCGGGCTCGACGACCTCGTCTCCCGGGCCGCGGAGCGGGGCATCGACGCGGAGGTCTTCCCCGAGGTCGTGGAGCGCGCCCTGCTCCAGCTCTGGGCCGACACGCTGCTCGCCGCCGACGGCAGGCTGCGCACGGCCCGCGCCGCGGAGCTCGACGCCCGGGTACGGAGCTTCCGCGAGGCCGACCGGATGCTGGTGGCCGCGGCGAGCGGCGCCGTCATCGAGTCGTGCAACAGCCGCAAGCCCAAGGCCTTCGGCGCGGGAGGCGCCTCGCTGATCCGCCGCGAGGCGGAGAAGAAGACCCGCCACATGGCCGTGCGGGAACTCCTCGGCAAGGCGCGGGAGGTGGTCCAGGCCGTCAAGCCCTGCTTCATGATGAACCCGCTCTCGGTGAGCCAGTACCTTCCGGCCGACTACCGCTTCGACGTGGTGATCTTCGACGAGGCTTCGCAGGTCAGGCCCGGTGATGCGGTCAACTGTGTGTACCGGGGCCGTTCCTTGGTCGTCGCCGGCGACGAGAAGCAGCTGCCGCCCACCTCGTTCTTCGACTCGGCCGTCGGGGACGAGGGCGATGAGTACGACGAGGAACTGCCCGACGCCTTCGAATCGCTGCTCCATGCGTGCAAAGCGGGAGCGATGCGCGAGCTTCCGCTGCGCTGGCACTACCGGAGCCGCCACGAGGACCTCATCACCTTCAGCAACCGGTCCTTCTACGGCAACGCCATGGTGACCTTCCCGGGGGCGCTGGAACGCGGCCCCGACATCGGGGTGGAGTTCTTCAAGGTGGACGGCTGCTACGACAGGGGCGGGCGCCGCGACAACCGGCGGGAGGCGGAGGCCGTGGCGCAGCGCGTGCTGCACCACTTCGACACCCGGCCGGGCCGCAGCCTCGGCGTGGTGGCGCTCTCGCAGGCCCAGGCGACGGCGATCGACGAATGCGTGCAGCAGGCCCGGCTGGCCCGCCCGGACCTCGACCACTGCTTCACCGAGGACCGTCTCGACGGGTTCTTCGTGAAGAACCTGGAGTCGGTCCAGGGCGACGAGCGGGACATCATGATCATGTCGCTCGGTTACGGGCCGGACGAGCGGGGGGTGCTGGGGCTCAACTTCGGTCCCATCAACAGGGAAGGCGGCTGGCGACGCCTCAACGTCGCCGTCACCCGGGCCCGGTTCCGCGTGGAGGTGGTCGCCTCGTTCCACGGATCCCAGCTCAAGGACGGCCCCAACGAGAGCGTGCAGCACCTCAAGCGCTACCTCGAGTACGCGGAGAACGGGCCCGCGGTCCTCGCCAGGGACACCGTGCTGGCGGACGCCGAGCCGGACAGCCCCTTCGAAGAGTCGGTGCTGGCGGTCCTGCGCGACTGGGGATACGAGGTGCAGCCGCAGGTGGGCGTCGCGGGCTACCGGGTCGACCTCGGCCTGCGGCACCCGGCGGCGCAGGGCTCGTTCGCGCTCGGCATCGAATGCGACGGGGCGATGTACCACTCGTCACGTGCGGCCCGCGACCGGGACCGGCTGCGCCAGCAGGTACTGGAAGGCCTCGGCTGGACGCTGCACCGGATCTGGGGCACCGACTGGTACCGCAACCGTCCGGAGGCGGAGCGCCGGCTGAAGGAGGCGGTCGAGGCGGCGGTGGCGACCGACCCCTTCGCACGACCGGAGACGGTACGGCCGCCCGACCGCAGCGCGCTCGGCGCGCAGACGGAGACCGCCGAGACGCGGATCCCGACACCCCGCCCGGAGCCGGAGCGGGTCTTCCTGGTGGACCGGGCGCCGGTGCGCGACTGGAGCACGCGGTACGTGCTCGCGGAGATCCGCGTGGACGCCTGGGCCGTACCGGAGTTCCACACCCCCGAAGCGCGGCCCGTACTGCGGAAGGTGCTGGCGCGGATCATCGAGGTGGAGGGGCCGATCCATCAGGACCTCCTGGTCCAGCGTGCGCGGGAAGCCTGGGGGCTCGGCAAGTCGGGCAGGCGGATGGTGGAGAACGCCCAGCAGGTGCTGCACGCCCTGGCGCGTGCCGGGATCGCGCAGTACGAGAGCGGCTTCGCGGACGTTGCCGGTCGGCCGCTGCGGGGTGCCCGCACGCCGCTGGAGGACCAGCCGCGCAAGATCGCCCACGTTTCACCGGCCGAGCGACGGCTGGCGATGAGGGAGCTGGCGCTGGAATGCCCGGGGATGACCACGGAGGAACTGCTCCAGCAGACCCGGGAGCTCTTCGGCTGGAAGCGCATGGGGTCCGACATCCGCAGCGCGCTCGAAGCGGACGTCAAGGACCTCCTCACCCGGGGCGCGCTCACCGGGACGCCGGAGCGGCTGGTCGCTACGCGCTGA
- a CDS encoding chaplin gives MVAGGGLAVAGVGGLAHADADAGGRAERSPGLLSGNLVQLPVNLPVNVCGNTVNVVGLLNPAAGNRCSNASSGSGGGRQSGASSTHSSKPAGANGGGAHAQGSGKDSPGVLSGNGLQLPVDLPLNVSGNSVNVVSIGNPSLGNTSVNGEQPTGGKPVQPPVVEKPVTPVVPAVPTKPVTRVTPPEAPRPAAPRHEALAHTGADGAGYLVPGAGGLLLGGVLLYRRFRLN, from the coding sequence ATGGTTGCGGGAGGCGGACTGGCGGTCGCGGGTGTGGGCGGACTCGCCCACGCCGACGCGGACGCGGGTGGCCGGGCCGAGCGCTCGCCGGGACTGCTGTCCGGAAACCTCGTACAACTGCCGGTGAACCTCCCGGTGAACGTGTGCGGGAACACCGTGAACGTGGTCGGCCTACTCAACCCGGCCGCCGGGAACCGCTGTAGCAACGCATCGTCGGGGAGCGGTGGTGGCCGGCAGTCCGGCGCCAGCTCGACGCATTCTTCGAAACCGGCAGGCGCCAACGGCGGCGGGGCGCACGCCCAGGGAAGCGGAAAGGATTCTCCCGGAGTGCTCTCCGGCAACGGGCTCCAGCTTCCGGTCGACCTCCCGCTGAACGTCAGCGGCAACTCCGTGAACGTGGTCAGCATCGGCAACCCCTCGCTGGGCAACACGTCCGTCAACGGCGAGCAGCCCACGGGCGGCAAGCCCGTCCAGCCGCCCGTCGTCGAGAAGCCGGTGACCCCGGTCGTCCCGGCCGTGCCCACCAAGCCGGTCACGCGGGTCACCCCGCCCGAGGCCCCGCGGCCCGCGGCCCCGCGGCACGAGGCCCTCGCCCACACCGGGGCCGATGGCGCCGGATACCTGGTCCCCGGCGCGGGCGGGCTCCTCCTCGGCGGAGTACTCCTCTACCGCCGCTTCCGCCTCAACTGA
- a CDS encoding DUF2293 domain-containing protein has translation MRVIQRYHPSMSLVVFESLKQIHCADCRQGPLRHLVRESGVPRCLDCTDLGHLVYLPRGDTALTRRSREASSLCAVVVRFNKRRHRYERLGLLVEEAALARAERACLADSEARARRRERDRRRRSAEDTRFTAAFAAEIVRLFPGCPADRAVAIATHASLRGSGRVGRTAAGRALDELAVSVAVRAAVRHTDTEYDALLMAGVPRFAARARLAPRIDAILDGWRTPPSGEIS, from the coding sequence ATGAGGGTCATACAGCGGTATCACCCCTCTATGAGCCTGGTGGTTTTTGAGTCGCTGAAGCAGATCCACTGCGCCGACTGCCGGCAGGGCCCGCTCCGGCACCTCGTCCGCGAGTCCGGCGTACCCCGTTGCCTGGACTGCACGGATCTCGGCCATCTCGTCTATCTCCCGCGGGGGGACACGGCGCTCACCCGCCGCTCCCGCGAGGCCAGTTCGCTCTGCGCCGTCGTCGTGCGCTTCAACAAGCGCCGGCACCGCTACGAGCGCCTGGGCCTCCTCGTCGAGGAGGCCGCGCTGGCGCGCGCGGAGCGCGCCTGCCTCGCGGACTCCGAGGCGCGGGCACGCCGCCGGGAGCGCGACCGGCGGCGCCGTTCGGCCGAGGACACCCGCTTCACGGCGGCCTTCGCCGCCGAGATCGTGCGACTGTTCCCCGGTTGTCCCGCCGACCGGGCCGTGGCGATCGCCACCCACGCCTCGCTGCGCGGCAGCGGCCGGGTGGGCCGTACCGCGGCCGGCCGTGCCCTCGACGAACTGGCGGTGTCCGTCGCGGTTCGGGCGGCGGTGCGGCACACCGACACCGAGTACGACGCCCTGCTGATGGCGGGTGTCCCCCGGTTCGCGGCCCGTGCCCGGCTGGCCCCGCGGATCGACGCCATCCTGGACGGATGGCGTACGCCGCCCTCGGGGGAGATCAGTTGA
- a CDS encoding cupin domain-containing protein, whose protein sequence is MGGQLTMTARPGGASVATAATGREIVIPPGGCTGWHFHRVRLEAVVIAGTLTRVLHDRTVVVHTTGTTFVEPAGIGHIHLGHNLGTEPVVLHVTPALPVGTPFSIPTPAPAGATQAACRSHKPTYLSANPIEAP, encoded by the coding sequence ATGGGTGGGCAGCTGACGATGACGGCGCGTCCGGGCGGAGCGAGCGTCGCCACGGCCGCGACTGGCCGGGAGATAGTCATACCGCCGGGCGGATGCACCGGCTGGCACTTCCACCGGGTCAGACTGGAGGCGGTGGTCATAGCCGGGACCCTGACCCGGGTCCTGCACGACCGCACCGTCGTGGTGCACACGACCGGGACCACCTTCGTGGAGCCCGCGGGCATAGGCCACATCCACCTGGGCCACAACCTGGGCACCGAGCCGGTCGTGCTCCATGTGACCCCAGCGCTCCCGGTGGGGACGCCCTTCTCGATACCCACCCCGGCACCGGCCGGTGCCACGCAGGCGGCCTGTCGCTCACACAAGCCGACGTATCTCTCCGCGAACCCGATAGAAGCCCCCTGA
- a CDS encoding WGR domain-containing protein, translating into MARETTYLELSQDDGAAHKFYEVTVDGASVSVRYGRIGADGQLQTSAFPSAEKARAAAAKKIGEKVRKGYAPAVQGQRAARSVTRRQVTSAPSTARAVAPVLWRFRTGSSAFGIHVDEDRCWVGNQAGDVYTLSHGGEVLARYSLPDGVKCLVADEFWIYAGCDDGTVYDLSSKVPFGAYAIAADVDIYWLDIHEGVLNVSDANGGLTVIDHEDEHQWSRKSGGTGAWMVRADERAVFHGHSGGVTAYAADGSGQLWHTKTPGGVLFGWQEDQAVYAGTVRNTVQRLSKATGAVEASYACDAAVYSCATSPDGRHVFAGDSSSSVYCFDADGRRLWKLGTGGGSALSMQYLDERLYLVTTDGSLVCVDATEQAIAAAQQGSVPAPVDVKSAAALPVFTPAASASAVATVSVAAAPAGGVVVECVQQGGRMRVQVVSEGFEPSWNVQFPRGIREPGARYVVEGLHAASGGFYRVRGEIRRLV; encoded by the coding sequence ATGGCTCGGGAGACGACGTATCTGGAGCTGTCGCAGGACGACGGCGCGGCGCACAAGTTCTACGAGGTGACCGTCGACGGCGCGTCGGTGTCCGTGCGGTACGGGCGCATCGGCGCGGACGGCCAGCTGCAGACCTCCGCGTTCCCGAGCGCCGAGAAGGCCCGCGCGGCCGCCGCGAAGAAGATCGGGGAGAAGGTGCGCAAGGGGTACGCCCCAGCCGTGCAGGGGCAGCGCGCCGCCCGGTCGGTGACCCGCCGCCAGGTGACCTCCGCGCCCTCGACGGCGCGCGCGGTGGCTCCGGTGCTGTGGCGCTTCCGGACCGGTTCGTCGGCCTTCGGCATCCATGTGGACGAGGACCGCTGCTGGGTCGGCAACCAGGCGGGCGACGTGTACACGCTGAGCCACGGCGGCGAGGTGCTCGCCCGGTATTCGCTGCCGGACGGGGTGAAGTGCCTGGTGGCGGACGAGTTCTGGATATACGCGGGCTGTGACGACGGCACGGTGTACGACCTGTCGTCGAAGGTGCCCTTCGGGGCCTACGCGATCGCGGCGGACGTGGACATCTACTGGCTCGACATCCACGAGGGCGTGCTGAACGTCTCCGACGCGAACGGCGGCCTGACCGTCATCGACCACGAGGACGAGCACCAGTGGTCGCGGAAGTCCGGCGGGACGGGCGCCTGGATGGTCCGGGCGGACGAGCGGGCGGTCTTCCACGGGCACAGCGGCGGTGTGACGGCGTACGCGGCGGACGGCAGCGGGCAGTTGTGGCACACCAAGACCCCCGGCGGGGTGCTGTTCGGTTGGCAGGAGGACCAGGCGGTGTACGCGGGCACGGTCCGCAACACCGTGCAGCGGCTCTCGAAGGCGACGGGGGCGGTGGAGGCCTCCTACGCGTGCGATGCCGCGGTGTACTCGTGCGCGACCTCGCCCGACGGACGGCACGTCTTCGCCGGCGACTCCTCCTCCTCGGTCTACTGCTTCGACGCCGACGGCCGACGGCTGTGGAAGCTGGGGACGGGCGGCGGGTCGGCACTCTCCATGCAGTACTTGGACGAGCGGCTGTACCTCGTCACCACGGACGGGTCGCTGGTCTGCGTGGACGCGACCGAGCAGGCGATCGCGGCGGCCCAGCAGGGCTCGGTGCCCGCGCCCGTGGACGTGAAGTCGGCGGCGGCGCTGCCGGTGTTCACCCCGGCCGCGTCGGCCTCGGCGGTGGCCACGGTATCGGTGGCCGCGGCGCCGGCCGGCGGCGTGGTGGTGGAGTGCGTCCAGCAGGGCGGCCGCATGCGGGTGCAGGTGGTGTCGGAGGGCTTCGAGCCCTCGTGGAACGTCCAGTTCCCGCGCGGGATACGGGAGCCCGGCGCCCGGTACGTGGTCGAGGGGCTGCACGCCGCCTCAGGGGGCTTCTATCGGGTTCGCGGAGAGATACGTCGGCTTGTGTGA
- a CDS encoding IS110 family transposase, translating to MTAADTAGTSGQWVFGGVDSHADTIHVAVITDNGGHLADAEFPTTTAGYTAALAFLCAHGDVIAIGVEGTASYGTGFTRAAVADGLSVLEVNRPDRAERRRSGKSDPIDAYAAARAALSGRASSAPKDETVTGIRALHNAARSTVKARTAAMNQIGHILVSAPETIRARYRALRGKPLMDALARLRLTATTDAVHTAVLSALKSLARRVQALTAEHDELTATLDSVVTEHNPGLRGAYGVGPDTAAQLLITAGGNSDRLRTEASFAALCGVAPVPASSGKTNRHRLSRGGDRAANAALYRIALVRMASDQRTRDYVARQTAAGRTKKEIIRLLKRAIAREVFRYLTTTVAVPEVADLRPTRQAKNITLTAIAHHFGVWPSVISCIERGTRRDDNLANAYRDWLTTA from the coding sequence ATGACAGCAGCGGACACAGCGGGCACGAGCGGCCAGTGGGTGTTCGGCGGTGTGGACTCGCACGCCGACACCATCCACGTCGCGGTCATCACCGACAACGGCGGCCACCTCGCCGACGCAGAGTTCCCCACCACCACCGCCGGATACACGGCAGCCCTGGCCTTCCTCTGCGCCCACGGGGACGTGATCGCGATCGGCGTGGAAGGCACCGCGTCCTACGGAACCGGGTTCACCCGCGCCGCCGTCGCCGATGGCCTGAGCGTGCTCGAAGTCAACCGCCCCGACCGCGCCGAACGCCGCCGCAGCGGCAAGTCCGACCCCATCGACGCCTACGCCGCCGCCCGCGCCGCACTCTCCGGACGCGCCTCCAGCGCGCCCAAGGACGAGACCGTCACTGGCATACGCGCCCTCCACAACGCCGCCCGGTCCACGGTCAAAGCCCGCACCGCCGCCATGAACCAGATCGGGCACATCCTCGTCAGCGCCCCCGAAACCATCCGCGCCCGCTATCGGGCCCTGCGGGGAAAGCCGCTCATGGATGCCCTGGCACGACTGCGGCTCACGGCAACGACAGACGCCGTCCACACCGCCGTGCTGAGCGCTTTGAAGAGCCTCGCCCGACGCGTCCAGGCCCTGACCGCTGAACACGACGAGCTCACAGCAACACTCGACAGTGTGGTCACCGAACACAATCCGGGCCTGCGGGGCGCCTACGGCGTCGGCCCCGACACCGCGGCCCAGCTCCTGATCACCGCAGGCGGCAACTCCGACCGTCTCCGCACCGAAGCTTCCTTCGCGGCCCTGTGCGGGGTCGCCCCCGTTCCTGCCTCCAGCGGGAAGACCAACCGTCACCGCCTCTCCCGAGGCGGCGATCGCGCCGCCAACGCGGCCCTCTACCGGATAGCCCTCGTCCGCATGGCCAGCGACCAGCGCACCCGCGACTACGTGGCCCGCCAGACCGCGGCCGGCCGGACCAAGAAGGAGATCATCCGCCTCCTCAAACGGGCCATCGCCCGGGAAGTGTTCCGCTACCTCACCACGACGGTCGCCGTCCCCGAGGTCGCGGACCTGCGGCCCACACGCCAGGCCAAGAACATCACCCTCACCGCCATCGCCCACCACTTCGGCGTCTGGCCATCGGTCATCTCATGCATCGAACGCGGCACCCGCCGCGACGACAACCTCGCCAACGCCTACCGCGACTGGCTCACCACTGCTTGA
- a CDS encoding uridine kinase, producing MQWEAITWQRMAERLAGHLDDPGRAPGPGSWQRVGIDGAPAAETGVLAGRLAEALRLRGRPSLVVPADGFLRPASLRFEFGRQDVDSYLGGWYDTAALWREVFGPTDPGGSGRVLPDLWDPVTDRATRSPYVALPPGGVLLVHGPLLLGHWFPFDLSVHIRLSAGALARRTEESARWTLPAFARYEADTEPGSAADAVVRADDPRHPAWTGIRSS from the coding sequence GTGCAGTGGGAAGCGATCACATGGCAGCGGATGGCCGAGCGGCTCGCCGGTCACCTCGACGACCCCGGCCGTGCCCCCGGGCCGGGCAGTTGGCAGCGGGTGGGCATCGACGGCGCCCCCGCCGCCGAGACCGGCGTGCTCGCCGGTCGGCTCGCCGAAGCGCTGCGACTGCGCGGCCGCCCGTCCCTGGTGGTGCCGGCCGACGGCTTCCTACGGCCGGCCTCCCTCCGCTTCGAGTTCGGCCGGCAGGACGTGGACTCCTACCTCGGCGGCTGGTACGACACGGCCGCGCTCTGGCGGGAGGTCTTCGGCCCGACCGACCCCGGCGGCAGCGGGCGGGTGCTGCCGGACCTCTGGGACCCGGTGACCGACCGGGCGACCCGCAGTCCGTACGTCGCGCTCCCGCCCGGCGGCGTGCTGCTCGTGCACGGCCCGCTGCTGCTGGGCCACTGGTTCCCCTTCGACCTCAGCGTCCACATCCGGCTCTCCGCCGGCGCGCTCGCCCGCCGCACCGAGGAGTCCGCGCGCTGGACGCTGCCCGCCTTCGCGCGCTACGAGGCCGACACCGAACCGGGGTCGGCCGCCGATGCGGTGGTCCGGGCCGACGACCCCCGCCACCCCGCCTGGACCGGCATCCGCAGCAGCTGA
- a CDS encoding carbohydrate kinase family protein — protein MTGPGALLVVGDVVTDVVAIHPEPLAPATDTAARIRTLPGGAGANAACWAARTGTAEVRLLARVGAESARWHERALVDAGVRPRLVVDAQEPTGTVVALVGKDAERTFLTDSGASLRLCPADWNPSLLDGASHLHLSGYLFFADSSRELAVIALRAARTRGVQVSVDPASAGFLAGLGPQRFLDAVAGVDVLLPNEDEARLLAGLPEPTGVARAAAELSLRVPLVVVTRGAAGALIAERGRVTAEVRAEPVEAVDSTGAGDAFTGGFLAARLEGADPAEAARAGCRAAALAVTRPGGRP, from the coding sequence GTGACCGGGCCGGGGGCGCTGCTCGTCGTCGGGGACGTGGTGACCGACGTGGTGGCCATACATCCGGAGCCACTTGCTCCGGCCACGGACACGGCGGCCCGCATCCGGACCCTGCCGGGCGGCGCCGGGGCCAACGCGGCCTGCTGGGCGGCCCGTACGGGGACCGCCGAGGTACGGCTCCTGGCGCGGGTGGGCGCCGAGTCGGCGCGCTGGCACGAGCGGGCACTGGTGGACGCGGGGGTGCGGCCGCGGCTGGTGGTCGACGCGCAGGAGCCGACCGGGACGGTGGTCGCGCTGGTCGGCAAGGACGCGGAGCGGACGTTCCTGACCGACAGCGGGGCCTCGCTGCGGCTGTGCCCGGCCGACTGGAACCCCTCCCTGCTGGACGGGGCGTCCCATCTCCACCTGTCCGGTTACCTGTTCTTCGCCGACAGCAGCCGGGAGCTGGCCGTGATCGCACTGCGGGCGGCCCGGACCCGGGGGGTGCAGGTGAGCGTGGACCCCGCCTCGGCCGGATTCCTGGCGGGCCTGGGGCCGCAGCGCTTCCTGGACGCCGTGGCGGGGGTGGACGTACTGCTGCCGAACGAGGACGAGGCCCGGCTGCTGGCCGGGCTGCCGGAGCCGACGGGGGTGGCCCGCGCGGCGGCGGAGCTCAGCCTGCGGGTGCCATTGGTGGTGGTGACCCGCGGCGCGGCCGGGGCGCTGATCGCCGAACGCGGCCGGGTCACCGCCGAGGTCAGGGCGGAGCCGGTCGAGGCGGTGGACTCCACGGGCGCCGGGGACGCCTTCACCGGGGGCTTCCTCGCGGCCCGGCTGGAGGGCGCGGACCCGGCCGAGGCCGCCCGCGCCGGGTGCCGGGCCGCGGCCCTGGCGGTGACCCGGCCGGGCGGGCGGCCGTAG